The Salvelinus namaycush isolate Seneca chromosome 8, SaNama_1.0, whole genome shotgun sequence genome has a segment encoding these proteins:
- the LOC120052098 gene encoding zinc finger protein 648-like yields MHYVSHVPSENVTVSTAYKVESDSNPSDTDDTDSLSGSSFTGMIYLNPQTPTWTLAEKFTELNSGEDKRLSTYQDLCGPPGSPTAIEHNIPNRRGSTGVYGVYSDSSQQEEGNIKKVSKSRLQRKVSSGNPSDLKLRLVREIRPKPNEAPSDVRCDVREMFDVCGKKGNGKSGVSLVIPPPLNKAVAMIDACEKNKVPIVFTAMKKRGVEGDTENRPYKCTHCNWAFKKSSNLQSHLDTHSGLKAHVCDLCGKAYSHQGTLQQHKRLHTGERPYHCPFCDKTYIWSSDYRKHIRTHTGEKPYVCETCGKDFVRSSDLRKHERNMHTNNKPFPCTQCGKTFNKPLSLLRHERTHLGERPFCCSVCGKAFAVASRMAEHQMVHTGVRPYTCLVCSKSFTKSSNLLEHQAVHSGIRPHKCSQCRVVFAMVSRLVRHQCVHTGEKPFNCTGCSMSFSRTAALKRHQEQTCAGRIFVCVKCDKAFQCASQLTEHMLSHDSTVADSAVGNTDD; encoded by the coding sequence ATGCATTACGTTTCCCACGTGCCCTCAGAGAATGTAACAGTCAGCACTGCTTACAAAGTGGAAAGTGACTCTAACCCATCTGATACTGACGATACCGACTCCCTCTCAGGTAGTAGCTTCACTGGGATGATTTATTTAAACccacaaacacctacctggactCTAGCTGAGAAGTTTACTGAACTCAACTCTGGAGAAGACAAGAGACTGTCTACCTATCAGGACCTCTGTGGTCCTCCAGGTTCACCCACGGCCATTGAACATAATATTCCCAATAGGAGAGGCTCTACTGGCGTGTATGGGGTCTACTCAGACTCATCACAACAAGAGGAAGGCAACATCAAGAAGGTTTCTAAAAGCAGATTGCAGAGGAAAGTGTCTAGCGGGAATCCTTCCGATCTGAAGCTGCGTCTGGTGAGAGAGATCAGGCCCAAACCCAACGAGGCTCCGTCTGATGTGCGTTGTGATGTGCGTGAGATGTTTGATGTGTGTGGGAAAAAGGGAAATGGGAAGAGTGGAGTATCACTAGTAATTCCCCCTCCATTAAACAAGGCTGTGGCCATGATTGATGCCTGTGAGAAGAATAAGGTGCCTATAGTGTTTACTGCCATGAAGAAACGTGGTgtagagggagacacagagaacCGGCCCTATAAGTGCACTCACTGCAACTGGGCCTTTAAGAAGTCCAGCAATCTGCAGAGTCATCTGgatactcatagtggcctgaagGCTCATGTGTGTGACCTATGCGGCAAGGCCTATTCCCACCAGGGCACACTGCAGCAGCACAAGCGCCTGCACACCGGAGAGAGACCGTATCACTGCCCCTTCTGTGACAAGACCTACATCTGGTCCTCCGATTATCGCAAGCACATCCGCACGCACACCGGAGAGAAGCCATACGTATGCGAGACCTGTGGCAAGGACTTTGTGCGCTCCTCGGACCTGCGGAAGCACGAGCGTAACATGCACACCAACAACAAACCCTTTCCATGTACGCAGTGCGGCAAGACCTTCAACAAGCCGCTGTCCCTGCTCCGCCATGAGCGGACCCATCTAGGCGAGCGGCCCTTCTGCTGTTCCGTTTGCGGGAAAGCCTTTGCCGTGGCCAGCCGCATGGCAGAGCACCAGATGGTGCACACCGGGGTGAGACCCTACACCTGCCTGGTCTGTTCCAAATCCTTCACCAAGTCCTCCAACCTGCTGGAGCACCAGGCCGTGCACAGCGGCATCCGCCCCCACAAATGCTCCCAGTGCAGGGTGGTGTTCGCCATGGTGTCTCGCTTGGTCCGTCACCAGTGCGTCCATACCGGAGAGAAGCCCTTCAACTGCACAGGCTGCAGCATGTCTTTCAGCCGCACAGCTGCTCTGAAGCGCCACCAGGAGCAGACGTGTGCCGGGAGGATCTTTGTATGTGTGAAGTGTGACAAGGCTTTTCAGTGTGCCTCTCAGCTCACTGAGCACATGCTGAGCCATGACTCTACTGTTGCTGATTCTGCTGTCGGAAACACAGACGACTGA